A single genomic interval of Lathyrus oleraceus cultivar Zhongwan6 chromosome 7, CAAS_Psat_ZW6_1.0, whole genome shotgun sequence harbors:
- the LOC127106920 gene encoding heterodimeric geranylgeranyl pyrophosphate synthase small subunit, chloroplastic: protein MAPFTIATSPSLNIGHFRKPCNRILPIRCSTAASPSSVSIRSKAVDFDLKTYWTSLMVQINQKLDEAIPVKFPQQIYEAMRYSSLAKGAKRAPPVMCISACELFGGSRLAAFPTACALEMVHAASLIHDDLPCMDDSSSRRGQPSNHTIYGVDMAILAGDALFPLGFQHIVSHTSSDLVPEPRLLRVIAEIARSVGSTGMAAGQFLDLEGGPNAVGFIQDKKFGEMGECSAVCGGLLAGAKDDEIERLRRYGRAVGVLYAVVDDILEERLKPEGDKDRKNRGKSYVGVYGFEKAAEMAEELRAKAMEELDGFEKYGDQVLPLYSFVNYAIDRSFNVDDASG from the exons ATGGCTCCTTTTACAATTGCGACATCGCCCTCTTTAAATATTGGCCATTTCCGAAAGCCTTGTAATCGTATTCTTCCAATTCGCTGCTCCACGGCTGCTTCTCCTTCCTCGGTTTCTATCCGATCAAAAGCTGTTGACTTTGATTTGAAGACATATTGGACTTCTCTAATGGTGCAGATCAATCAGAAGCTCGATGAAGCTATTCCAGTTAAGTTTCCTCAACAGATATATGAAGCTATGAGGTATTCTTCTCTTGCCAAAGGAGCCAAGCGAGCCCCGCCTGTTATGTGCATCTCTGCTTGTGAACTCTTTGGGGGAAGCCGCCTTGCTGCCTTCCCCACTGCCTGTGCCCTTGAAATG GTTCATGCTGCTTCGTTGATACATGATGATCTTCCCTGTATGGATGACTCCTCATCACGCCGTGGCCAGCCCTCAAACCACACTATCTACGGCGTTGACATGGCAATTCTAGCGGGTGATGCATTATTTCCCCTTGGATTTCAACACATTGTTTCACATACCAGCTCTGACCTTGTACCTGAGCCCCGTCTACTTCGTGTGATTGCTGAAATAGCCCGCTCCGTTGGCTCTACTGGTATGGCTGCAGGGCAGTTCTTGGACCTTGAAGGGGGTCCAAATGCAGTTGGATTTATACAAGATAAAAAGTTTGGTGAAATGGGGGAGTGTTCTGCAGTGTGTGGAGGATTGTTGGCCGGTGCCAAAGATGATGAGATAGAGAGACTGAGGAGGTATGGTAGAGCTGTTGGAGTATTGTATGCAGTTGTGGATGATATtttggaagagaggttgaaacCTGAGGGAGATAAAGACAGGAAAAACAGAGGGAAAAGTTATGTAGGCGTGTATGGGTTTGAAAAAGCAGCAGAGATGGCTGAAGAACTTAGAGCAAAGGCTATGGAGGAATTGGATGGATTTGAGAAGTATGGAGATCAGGTGTTGCCTCTATACAGTTTTGTGAATTATGCTATTGATAGAAGTTTCAATGTTGATGACGCCAGTGGATGA